TCCGCCATATACCAGGTCATTATCAGCGCCACCGATCATCGTGTCATTGCCACTTTCGGAGCCGACAACGTCATTTCCATCTCCTCCGTCAGAATAATCGTTACCCGGCCCAAGAACGATAAACTGACTGCCAGCACCGGCATACGTGATATTGTTGCCTTCACCGCCTTCGTAATGACCAGGGCCGATGATGATCGCGAAAGGTACGCCGCTCAGATCGAGCACTGTTCCCGCGGGCAAGCCGCTGGCGTCGATAATCAGCACCTGATCCGCGCCGCCGCCATCGATGATGATCGGCGTATCGGAATCACCGTTGAGCGTAAGCCTCCTGACCGGGACATCATCACCCAGCGGATTCAGATAATCTTCAACTTTGTCGTAAACATCATCGCGATTGACCTTGAATTCGAGATCATCCTCGCTATCGACAAAGGCTATAACCTGCTCCAGCGGGGTAAGCGAATCGTCGGCAAGCGTTTCGCTCATTCCGGAAACACCCGTCGGCAGCGTCACCGTCACCTCACCAAGATCCGTTTCGTCATCAGCAGGCACAGCTTCCGACTCCGCAACCTCGACCGTCAGGGTATACGATTCGCTGCTGAAATCGATGCCGTCGCCAACTTCGAAGCCGATAATCGCAGTGCTGACTCCCGTATCCGGCGCAAATCTCAACTGACCATTCTCTATCTGCTCCTTTGTAATCTCATCATCATCCCCGACGAGAGTATAAGCAGGAGCTGGCATACCCACCACCATCGCCGCTAACGGAACCATATCCGGATACAGCCTCAGTTCACCACCGGTCACAGAGGTGATCTTCACTGTTTGGAGCGTGTCACCGGTGTCGGGATCGCTGAAAGTACCGAAATCGGTGAGCTTGAGCACCTTCTCCGCGTTGTCAGCCGTCGTTACGCTGTCGTCCGTGCTTGTCGGCGCATCGTTGGTGCCGTCGATGGTGATCTCGGCTGTCTGCGCCACCGAGCCGGCAAAGCCATCCGAAATCTTGTAGTCAACCGTGATCGTTCTGCTGTCACCCTCGGCAATCGAATCGAACGCCGCGTTCGTCGGATCGACATTCAGTTTATTGCCGTCGAGCGTCAGGCCGGCAGGCGCTGTCACCGAGCCATCGTAAGTCACGTCGGTCACGCTCAACGTATCGCCGTCTGAGTCGCTTGCATTCTCCAACAGATTGACCTGATAAGCCGCATCGCCTTCATCGGCATCGCTCTCAAGCGGCGTCGCGCCTACCTCGGGCGCGTTGTTTGCGCCAGTCACCGTGATCGTCAGTTCTGCATCATCCATGTTTCCGTACTCATCGACGATGGTATATTCAATACTACCGCTGTCACTATCTCCGTGTTTAAAATCGCTGAAATAGTCTGATGGAGTGAATTCATACGATCCATCTGCATTGATCTGGAAGCTGGCGACAGGAGTTCCGTCCCAATCATCCATGACGTGCGATTCACCGACCGTGTAAGATTTGCCGTCAAACCTGACCTCGCTCACCGTCAGCGAATCCCCTTCCCGATCGGTATCGTTGGCGAGCAAGCCGTGGGCCGCATCGACCGTCAAGGTCGTTTTGTTATCCGTAGCGCCCTCATCGTCAGAGGCATGGGGAGGCAGGTTCAGGCCGGTAAGGGTTGCGCCGTCGATGTTGAGCATGAAATCAACGAGATCGTACTCGTTAACCTCGCCGCTGCCGTCGATGTCTTTCAGGTTGCCATCTGCTTCGAAAACATCGAGAATATCGACATGCTTGCCGGTAAAGGAGTAGGTGGCGTCGTAAGGCTGCCCATCCTCGTCAGTGCCGTCGGCATGGATGGTCAGGTCGGTGATGTAGCCGCTGACATCGTTATCGTCAACCTTGATATCTCCCTTTAAAACAAAGGAGGCTCCGGCAACCGCCGCACTGATTTCAGTAACGGAACCGGCAACGTAACCGGTATCGACATCCCCATGGTAGGTGAAATCGCCCTTGTAGGTAAAGTAATCCGGTGTAGTGTAATCCCCGGAATCGGTGATCCTGAAGGAGGTAAAGCTGCTGCCATCGATCGAGACGTTGCCGCTGGCGTCCATCGAAAAATCAATATCGCCGCTGAGAGAGAGCTTGTAGGTGTCCGCAGGATTGAGAGACTCGATGGTCAGGTCGTCAAGCGTACCTTTGATTTCGGCTTCATCGTTCAAATCATCGTAACTAAAATCAATTGCCCCTTCCGCCGTAACGCGCAGATCGGGGGTCTCGAAAGAAAACGACTCGAACTCGCCACCGAAATAGTTCGTATGCTCCTCAAGGCCTCCAGAGAAATCGATCCGAACTCCCGTTCCCGCAGCCTTCAGATCAAATTCAAAACCGGCGCCGGGATAATCAAAGTGAACATTGGAGATGTAAACGGTGCCTATCGAGTCGCTCCCGCCAAAAAGCTTGTTGATGCCGCTACCGGTAACCGACAGGGTCATATCGCCTGATTCACCCGAAAAGGTTCCCGTAAAATTGGTTTCGTTGAGATTGTTCACTACCGGATCATCCGATGTGGCCTCTTCGATGTCATAAAACAGATTCTCCAGATTATCGGCAATCTCCTGCGTGGCGCTCTCAAATGCAGGGGCCGGATCGAGATTGACGATATCACTCCAAACGGCATTTGCCAGGTCATACAACCCGATTGTCGTTGATACACTCATTGCGAATAGATTTAGATTTGAGAAAATATTACATGAAGGGGCTGTGCAACTACTTCAGCAAATCTCTTCTGGAAAGAACAGAAACAGAACTAAAAATCGAACCCTGCGTGCATCTCGCAGCCGTGAACCTCATAGGAACCCTTGAGGTCGTACCGCTTTTGATGCAGCCGGATATTGAGGTCGGAAAACCGGTACCCCAACCCGAGAGAGAGCCGGTCGGTCAACCGATAGTCTACACCGGCATTGACGCCAATCAGCTTTCCCCGTACGTCGCCAAGCGGTGCGCTCACCCATTCGGAAGAAACCCGATACTTCAGCGGACCCTTCGTCTGGTACTCGGCAAAACCTCCAACCAGCGGCGACACAACCAGATAATCGAAATGATCGTCTACGCCCATCGACCTGAACAGATTCGGCATTGTGGCATCCATCGTAATCTGCATCGCCTGGACGGCGACCGACGCGCCAAGAGCGAACTGCCCCGGCTGCCATAGCACGCGGGAATACTGAAGCTTCAGACGCCTCAACTCCATTTCCAGCGGTTCGGTGAACGAAACGGGGAGATAAAAAAAGAGGAAATGCATCCTCTTGCTCCCGTGGACTTTACCATCAACACCATCACGACGATACGACAGTTCGATGTTCGAGACATCAGTCAGGTCCCGTTGCAGCGACACAAAGGAAAAATCGGTCAACGCCCGATCAGGGTTTGAGTTCTGGACCGAAAAATCCGACTCTTTGACAGAATCGTACGTAAAATCCGGATTCTGGTGCGCCAACTGCACTCCGGCATTCAGATGCCAGCGATACCTGTCGCCATCTATACCCGGCCTCGCCTCATCAGCCAGAAGCGCCGCCGGAAACATGAGGGAGCAGCCAAGCAGAAACAAAAAAATGATCGCTCTTCTTCCTGACGACTCCGTTCCGGAAACATGGAACCCCCCTGTTTTAGCCATCGAACTCCTGATGAAATTCTGTTAATCAAAAACCGTACAAACGCAAGACTCCTTGTCACTCAGGAAACATCAGTCCTTGAGCGTCGATCCTGAGCGCATGATGGAGAACGTGCAAAAAAGGAGACGGAAACAGATCTGTGAGACATAATGGCAAGGGGCAAACCATTGGTTGAGCGAAACGTTTTTGAACAAACGGCTGAGAACAGACTCAGTGTGAGTGCCAAAATTCAGACGTAACTTTGAAAATATATCACTTATTTTTTAATATCAAAGAAATACGCAACTCACTTAAATACTTTACTTTTTACACTGCTTTACAAAAAATTCCACCTAAAAAGCACAACGGTTCGCCACAGACGACCTGCAATTCTGCAATTCAGTATGCAGGACATGCTGAAAATGACACACCTGATAATGGATTTTATTTTTTGGGAAAAGAACCGCACACAATCAATCGCACTGGCGTGGCGGCAGAGCACTGGTATTGAGTTGTAAATGCTGAAAAAAGAGAGGGGAGAAAGGTGGAGAATAAAACAAAAAAAGGCGGCTACAGTACCTGCTGTAACCGCCTTTCTGTCGGGGTGGCGGGACTCGAACCCACGACCTCTGCGTCCCGAACGCAGCACTCTACCAGCTGAGCCACACCCCGATTGGTGTCCTGTTGAACCTCGTGCCCTTGGACAGATTCGAACTGCCGACCTTCAGTTCCGGAAACTGCTGCTCTATCCACTGAGCTACAAGGGCCTCTTGACCCAAGGGTCATTCAAACAGGAATGCAAAGATAATATTAAAATCGGGAAAAAGAACAACTTTCGCACGTTCTCGAAAAATTTCCGGAAACTTTTCGAGCCTCAATGCCCGTCTACGGATGCCGCCTTCACGAGTGCATCGACCGCCAGATTGGCGCTCATCACCGCGCCGCCCATCGAGTCGTAGTAGAGCTGCTGCGAAAAGCCGCCCGCGATGAAGAGATTGCCGACCGGCGTCTTTTGCGTCGGGCGGAACTCTTCCATGCCCGGCAGCGGCGCGTAGACCGAGCGCGGAATCTTGACGAGCGTGGACTTGAGAATCTTCGCCCCCTGCGACTCTTTCGGAAAGTTGGCCCGAACACTCCGGTCAACCCGCGCGATGATCTCCTCTTTGGAAAGCCCCATCAGCTCACGAGCCGGGGCGACGCAGAACTCGAAGCGAGTCTTGCCCTCGAAGCGCTCACCGCGTAGCGTGCGGTAGTCGGGCGTGGTGCAAGCGAGGTTCGCATAGACCGGAATCACGCCATCCGGACTGAAGAGCACGTTGTCGATGGACGAAATTTCGCGGTCGTACCAGAGCTGCACCGAGATGACCGGCACCCCTTCGAGGCGGTCGAGGTTGCCGAAAAAGCGGTCATGCTGCTTGAGCGACGACGGCAGCGCCTTGCAGAGATTGTGGATCGGCAGCGCAGCGAGGTAGTAGTCCGCGTCGAGAATCTCGCCGTTGCGCAACTGCACGCCGCGAATCCGCGAGCCGTCGAAAAGCAGCTCCTCCACCGGTGTGTGGTTCTGGAACACCGCGCCTTTCTGCGCCGAATAATCGACGAGTGGCTGGTGCAGGTACTCCTGCGGCGAGCCCTTCAGAAAGCCCATGCACGAGGAATCGGGAATGCGGTAGAAGGTCTCGGTGACATCGAGGATGATCTTGGCGGAAATCTCCTCCGGCGGAATGAACTTGAGGGCGAGCGCCATCGGGCGGAACATCTTCTCCATGAGCCGCTTGCCGAATTTTTTCTGCTCGGCCCACTCGGCGAAGGTCAGGTGATCCTGCGTCGGCGGGTAGTTGGCCTTCTGCAACGCGAGTGGAATGAGCGACTTCGAGAAGGCGGCCATCTCGCCGAAGGTGAAGTAGCCGTTCTTGACGATGGCGGGCAAGAGATGCAGCGGACTCGGCAAATCCCACGTGTTGAAGGTGAAGCTGTTGCCCCCTTCGAGCGTGTAGGTGAGCTGGTGATCTTTCCAGAGCACGGCGTGGTAGGTCTTGATCTCCTTCATGAGATCGTAGAGCACGCCGTACGCTCCGAAAAAGCAGTGCGTGCCGGACTCGATCCAGTCCCCCTCCTCGTCCTTCCAGGCGGAGACCTTGCCGCCGTAGATGGGGCGTTTTTCGAGCACCTTGACCTGGAAGCCGCGATCAACGAGCCTCTTGGCGGCAGTCAGACCGGCGAGGCCGCCGCCGATAATCAGAACCTTTTTTTTCTCTCCGTTCATTACTGCGTGTATGACTGAATATCTGTTGTTGCAACCGTCGCGGCTCAGATGGCCGAGCGCCCCTCCATCGCCCGCGACAGCGTCGCTTCGTCGATGAATTCGAGCTCCGCGCCGACCGGAATGCCCCGGGCGATGCGGGTGACCTCGATGCCGAGCGGCTTGAGCAGTTTGCTGATATAGAGCGATGTCGTTTCGCCCTCGACGGTTGGATTGAGCGCGAGCACCACCTCGCGCACTTCGTCCGGCGCGACAGTGCCGAGGCGCACGATCAGCTCCCGCACCTTGATGTCGTCGGGGCCGACGCCGTCGAGCGGCGAAATCACCCCGTGGAGCACGTGGTACAATCCCTTGTAGTGGCCGGTTTTCTCGAAAGCGAGCACCTCGGTAGGAGACTCGACGACGCAGATGACTGTGCGGTCGCGTCCGGAGGAGGTGCAGAGGTGACAGGGATCAGCGCCGAGATCGGTGATGTTCTGGCAGACCGAGCAGCGGATCACCTTCTCCTTGACGTCGATGAGCGCGTCGGCCAGCTTCTCGACCTCGGAGCGACGCTCCTGCAAGACGTGCATGGTGAGACGCTGGGCGGTCTTGCGGCCAATGCCGGGCAACTTCGCGAACTCTTCGATGAGCGCCTCGACGGCTCCTGAGCTGTAGCGCATGAAAAACGGGTTACTCGCCCTGACCGAAATGCTTCATCAGGTCGGCGGGGTTGATCATGCCGCCTGCGGCTTTCTGGATCTCGTTCTGCGCGAGCTGTGCCGAAGCTTCGAGCGCCTTGTTCACGGCAGCCACGACCAGATCCTGCACCATATCGACATCGTCCATGATCTCCGGATCGATGGTGAGTTCGAGCAGTTTCTGCCGCCCGTTGACCTTCGCCTTCACCATGCCGCCGCCCGCCTCGCCTTCGGAGACAAGCTTTTCGAGCTGCTTCTGGACATCCTGCATCTTCGCGCCGGCATCCTTGAGCTGCTTCATCATATCGCTGAAATTGGGCATCGCCATCGTGTTTCTCCTGTGGTTTTAGCTCAAGGCCGGAAAATCAAGCTCATAAGTCCTGTACGACCTATGCTTTCAATCAGTTCTTTCTTCTTAAAGCGAGGTAAATCTTCTCCAGAATATCCTCGGTGGTCAGCTTGTACTTTTTCAGCAGGTCGTCGGGCTTGCCCGATTCGCCGAAGGTGTCCTCGACGGCGACCATCTCGATCGGCACCGGAATGTTGCGGGCGCAGACATTGGCCACCGCCTCGCCGAGACCGGTGTACATCTGGTGCTCCTCGGCAGTCACGATCGCGCCGGTGTCGTTGGCTGCGCGCACGATGGCGAGCGTATCGATCGGCTTGATGGTGTGCATGTTGATGACGCGCACCCCGACCCCCTCCTTTTCAAGGATTCGAGCCGCTTCGAGCGCTTTCCACACCATGATGCCGCAGGCAATGACGGTGACATCCTTGCCGGGATGCAGCTCGATGGATTTTCCAAGCTCGAAACCATCTTCGTCGACAGTGAAATCCGGCACGTTCGGACGGCCAAAGCGGAGATAAACCGGCCCCTGATGCTCGATGATCGCCTTGGTGGCGCGCTTGGTTTCGCTGTAGTCGCACGGCACGACGACGGTCATGCGCGGCAGGCTGCGCATCAGGCCGATATCTTCGAGAATCTGGTGAGTCGCGCCATCCTCGCCGAGAGTGAGACCGGCGTGCGAGGCGCAGATTTTAACGTTGAGATTGGAGTAGCAGACCGACTGGCGAATCTGGTCGAAGAC
This genomic window from Chlorobaculum limnaeum contains:
- a CDS encoding FAD-dependent oxidoreductase; amino-acid sequence: MNGEKKKVLIIGGGLAGLTAAKRLVDRGFQVKVLEKRPIYGGKVSAWKDEEGDWIESGTHCFFGAYGVLYDLMKEIKTYHAVLWKDHQLTYTLEGGNSFTFNTWDLPSPLHLLPAIVKNGYFTFGEMAAFSKSLIPLALQKANYPPTQDHLTFAEWAEQKKFGKRLMEKMFRPMALALKFIPPEEISAKIILDVTETFYRIPDSSCMGFLKGSPQEYLHQPLVDYSAQKGAVFQNHTPVEELLFDGSRIRGVQLRNGEILDADYYLAALPIHNLCKALPSSLKQHDRFFGNLDRLEGVPVISVQLWYDREISSIDNVLFSPDGVIPVYANLACTTPDYRTLRGERFEGKTRFEFCVAPARELMGLSKEEIIARVDRSVRANFPKESQGAKILKSTLVKIPRSVYAPLPGMEEFRPTQKTPVGNLFIAGGFSQQLYYDSMGGAVMSANLAVDALVKAASVDGH
- a CDS encoding Ig-like domain-containing protein, encoding MSVSTTIGLYDLANAVWSDIVNLDPAPAFESATQEIADNLENLFYDIEEATSDDPVVNNLNETNFTGTFSGESGDMTLSVTGSGINKLFGGSDSIGTVYISNVHFDYPGAGFEFDLKAAGTGVRIDFSGGLEEHTNYFGGEFESFSFETPDLRVTAEGAIDFSYDDLNDEAEIKGTLDDLTIESLNPADTYKLSLSGDIDFSMDASGNVSIDGSSFTSFRITDSGDYTTPDYFTYKGDFTYHGDVDTGYVAGSVTEISAAVAGASFVLKGDIKVDDNDVSGYITDLTIHADGTDEDGQPYDATYSFTGKHVDILDVFEADGNLKDIDGSGEVNEYDLVDFMLNIDGATLTGLNLPPHASDDEGATDNKTTLTVDAAHGLLANDTDREGDSLTVSEVRFDGKSYTVGESHVMDDWDGTPVASFQINADGSYEFTPSDYFSDFKHGDSDSGSIEYTIVDEYGNMDDAELTITVTGANNAPEVGATPLESDADEGDAAYQVNLLENASDSDGDTLSVTDVTYDGSVTAPAGLTLDGNKLNVDPTNAAFDSIAEGDSRTITVDYKISDGFAGSVAQTAEITIDGTNDAPTSTDDSVTTADNAEKVLKLTDFGTFSDPDTGDTLQTVKITSVTGGELRLYPDMVPLAAMVVGMPAPAYTLVGDDDEITKEQIENGQLRFAPDTGVSTAIIGFEVGDGIDFSSESYTLTVEVAESEAVPADDETDLGEVTVTLPTGVSGMSETLADDSLTPLEQVIAFVDSEDDLEFKVNRDDVYDKVEDYLNPLGDDVPVRRLTLNGDSDTPIIIDGGGADQVLIIDASGLPAGTVLDLSGVPFAIIIGPGHYEGGEGNNITYAGAGSQFIVLGPGNDYSDGGDGNDVVGSESGNDTMIGGADNDLVYGGTDEDEVYGGTGNDTLVGGSVVSASGPGAGIITFTDDCAASHYYSVVDDHGNDTIDGGDGDDTVVYIGPHSQYSISYKSGVYTVVDTSDGGGTDTVTGVEHFQFADETFSTDNTVDTTAPVLETNNVTGQAISDDIVISFNEMVMPGTGEITLYKGTALVDTFDVTDGSHVSFVGNTLVVDPDGNLAYGTDYYVTFADGSVLDLARNPYDYEDEDDAFHFSTLDAAVAATGGASDGLSTGEVLAGVAGLGLLAFVIF
- the recR gene encoding recombination mediator RecR, whose protein sequence is MRYSSGAVEALIEEFAKLPGIGRKTAQRLTMHVLQERRSEVEKLADALIDVKEKVIRCSVCQNITDLGADPCHLCTSSGRDRTVICVVESPTEVLAFEKTGHYKGLYHVLHGVISPLDGVGPDDIKVRELIVRLGTVAPDEVREVVLALNPTVEGETTSLYISKLLKPLGIEVTRIARGIPVGAELEFIDEATLSRAMEGRSAI
- a CDS encoding YbaB/EbfC family nucleoid-associated protein, which translates into the protein MAMPNFSDMMKQLKDAGAKMQDVQKQLEKLVSEGEAGGGMVKAKVNGRQKLLELTIDPEIMDDVDMVQDLVVAAVNKALEASAQLAQNEIQKAAGGMINPADLMKHFGQGE
- a CDS encoding outer membrane protein; protein product: MAKTGGFHVSGTESSGRRAIIFLFLLGCSLMFPAALLADEARPGIDGDRYRWHLNAGVQLAHQNPDFTYDSVKESDFSVQNSNPDRALTDFSFVSLQRDLTDVSNIELSYRRDGVDGKVHGSKRMHFLFFYLPVSFTEPLEMELRRLKLQYSRVLWQPGQFALGASVAVQAMQITMDATMPNLFRSMGVDDHFDYLVVSPLVGGFAEYQTKGPLKYRVSSEWVSAPLGDVRGKLIGVNAGVDYRLTDRLSLGLGYRFSDLNIRLHQKRYDLKGSYEVHGCEMHAGFDF
- a CDS encoding transketolase family protein, yielding MGEKITIEETAKYSSRGNKATRTGFGEALLEAGRANPSVVALCADLTGSLNMNLFRKEFPERFIQTGIAEANMISMAAGLATTGKIPVASSFAVFATGRVFDQIRQSVCYSNLNVKICASHAGLTLGEDGATHQILEDIGLMRSLPRMTVVVPCDYSETKRATKAIIEHQGPVYLRFGRPNVPDFTVDEDGFELGKSIELHPGKDVTVIACGIMVWKALEAARILEKEGVGVRVINMHTIKPIDTLAIVRAANDTGAIVTAEEHQMYTGLGEAVANVCARNIPVPIEMVAVEDTFGESGKPDDLLKKYKLTTEDILEKIYLALRRKN